NNNNNNNNNNNNNNNNGACCgagtcctcttcctcctcctctcctcctgggggTCCGGAGCCTCCCTGGGTCCCTGGCCGGAGCCTGGGGGGCCGGCTGTAGAAGTCGGGCAGGGCCTGGCTGCCGAGGGCTTGCCACTGGTATCTCCCTCGGAGGGGCCGGTGGCGCTGGAAGTCGAAGTTCCACCGGGCCCGGCTGGCCTCCTCTTGCTCCCGCCGGTGCCTCCGCAGCTCCCGGGCCAGCTCCCGG
The window above is part of the Sceloporus undulatus isolate JIND9_A2432 ecotype Alabama unplaced genomic scaffold, SceUnd_v1.1 scaffold_29421, whole genome shotgun sequence genome. Proteins encoded here:
- the LOC121918739 gene encoding cyclin-dependent kinase inhibitor 1B-like — translated: MMSKVRLSSGSPSLERMETRQSSSSAESSPPKPSACCRSLFGPVDHRELARELRRHRREQEEASRARWNFDFQRHRPLRGRYQWQALGSQALPDFYSRPPRLRPGTQGGSGPPGGEEEEEDS